The region CGTCCGGCTTACGGATGACATATCATCCCGGCTCGATTTTCTGGCCGAAAAAACGCAACGTCCAAAAAGCTTCTATATCAGGGAGATACTTGTCCGGCATCTTCCGGA is a window of Syntrophales bacterium DNA encoding:
- a CDS encoding TraY domain-containing protein encodes the protein MSKILNVRLTDDISSRLDFLAEKTQRPKSFYIREILVRHLPEYEDAYLALDRLNDRNAKYYSTEDVERILDL